CGCCATGGTTGGCTATTCATCTCTGACTAAAGATCGTCCAACACGAAACTCTCTCTCATGCTCTTCCTCCTCGTTGTGATCCCAATTCGCCTGGAGTTAAGGAGCCCGAACGCTGTACTATGGATGTGAACCCTGAAAGCGACGAAAAAGATATATAGGCTGTGGTGGCGCTGCTGTCGTCAGTATAGGAtataagtattattatttcagcAATGACCGGGCGTCGATAACGAATACTCCTCACCTCATGGCATCACCAATGCCATACTTCATATCCTATACTCAAGGTCATTAGCCTATACTGACAAAACAAGCGCGCTCGTAGCtgaatttcgaactacaaCCAACATATATCTTTTTCGTCGATTTCAGGGTCCAaatttatcatgattctcGTGTGCCGTTCGGCCTCCTTAACTCCAGGCTCCATGTCCATGAGTGTGAAATGTATATCAGTGGTGTAAACGCGGTCTTATAGACAGGTCTGGGAACTTCAGCTGTAAAACCGTGCTCGAAAATGAAGCCGATGTTGTGAATTTTCGCCGCTAGCGCTAGTGAGGAAGAGGCCTACTTAggccgtgttcgtaaattCACTGACGGTActgaaaattccctaggacagagtAACTGTTAAGTTGATGTTCgtaatttgttcaatttttactgctgctgctgatcaCCGTAAAAGTGTTTTGTATCATTCACTGCTTTCCTAATACCAAATACGGCAGAATATTAAACGTTACCGACATGCCTTTACCATGCACCTCGAAAATTAGTTCCAGAAGCCTGGCTTGTCAGAGAGCGTTACGAGATTCGCAACACTCTCAAGCTTTTCTCGGTAATGCAGCACGTTAGTTTTTCCAACTCCCGTCGTGAACGTTTCACTTAGTAAAACTCCACAGCTGGCGTGTATGCATAAATTTCCCGTTTTCTTACATACGTAATTGAGTATTGCTAAAGACAGCCGTGTGCATTCCTTTGAAGAATGCAAAAGGGCATGAGGTGCGCGGGGGTATTGGCAGCGCTCTACATTGACCGATTCACTTATGGCACTCCAATGTCAATTGGGTCGGTAACAGTAGGAAATATTCTTACCGAAGCTTACTCCCACCCAATCCCTCACCAAACTTCAGAAAGTTCAATTTAGCTGGCTTTCCATAgcaattttcagaaaatgttACATAGCTTTCCTACAAGCTTTTATTCCGCCATTGCGTAGCCATAGGTACCCTACATTTACTAACTCGCTTATGGGGTTTACAATGTCAGTTGAGTCGATAGTGGTCGGAAATTTCTGTACTGACGCTTCTCTCGTTTTCTCACGCCGATTTGTACCAAGTTTTAGAATGTTGCCTTTGACAATCTTCAATCAACGTTTCACTATAGAGAGCCGGCCTATGGGAGCAGCGTgacagaaaaatttctttaaatttcatccaGCAGGCATTGTTACAGATCAAGCAACTTATCAGGTGTCGATTCAAATCCCACCAAGACTAAATAATCCCGGATAATTAGCAATTTGAAACCACCGCCGATCGGTTAATTTTGACTGGATAATATAGATTACAGCATTTCATTTGATTTATGATGATTGATACACTATTGTATTTTTCCTCAAGGTATTATTAATTACCGCGTAATGTTAATTGAAGACAAGTGACTGTAAATTGAATCGAGAAAATGAGAGGCACGAATAAAGATCCAACTTTTGTAATTGCTTGTCTGTTGACTCCATCGTTGACTGGAGATTTATAATACAACAGTTTGTAATAGAAATATGatattaaaattcgaaaaattcgtgCATTAGATATTACGTACAACAGAAATATGAGGACACATATAGTGATGAATCAAAACACAAATGGGTTtaaattagaattttcaagCGTTGCAGTAATACAGCGCAAAGATGTCGAGGgcgtaattaaaatttgaaacgcgAAGCCGCCATAATCTAATCGCTTACAGGCAGCTGTAGCTCCTCTTTCGAGTAAGTTTGTAAGCATATTTTCACCCTCGACTCGCAACAACCATAACAACTGTATAACCCTGTCGAGTGACAAAGGTTTTCAGGAAATTAGCATTTTTCATTGTGCGAATCACCCCAATTCCTCCGCTGTTCATTTTCACCGAATTATACCGTTAAAACGAGAAGTTCAAGGCAGCTACCTGCGTTTCTGTTCGGTCCCCACTCGTCCTCAGTGGTTGTGAAACGATGTGAAACTTTACATATGGTGTTTAGATTCCGCGTAGGCTTTTTATAACGTGGTATCACGTTTGGTGTGTATGCAATATACCTGCCACATCTGTCAATTATAAACCGAAATTCGAGCCatggttgaaaataatgaCCTGAAAAGTGAAAGTATCATGAATTTGGCAAACGTCAAATTAATTACAGAAggcaaaaaattattggatgAAACCACACTCAGCGTGAGTATAAAATTCTTACCTGTGCTACCGTCCGATGTTCagatcttttttttgtcacttgaaaatattaatttattgcatttttgcaataaattaacTACAGAGGTGCATGTTTCTATGTAATGGCAATGAAGTGGCGTATCTAtagtaattttgttttttagacGTCACATTATTACGTGCATACACTTTTACTATTTGACAGAAGCTTTTATCTCGTTAACTTGTCACGTATGCAATCGTCAATATCGCCATAGAATATTTGAGATTAGTGCAGTTTAAAGTGTTTCATGTAAACCTCCTGTAAATACATACTTCCAGTGGTGCCTCAAAACGTAAGATTCATACTTagggaaaaaattggaatatgtTAAGTAACCCATACAATGGATGTGTAAATAATgcactcattttttttcttcagatacaactggaaataaaaacaagtttCGAGCATCTAATTGGCGTGTTGAAATCAAGAGAAAAGCAGCTTCTACGTCAGGTGGAAGCCGTCCATGTGCAACAGCTTTCTTTAATACAGTCGAATCTGGATTTAGTATCGTGTAAACCTTTAGTAAACATAGATTTAAGTTCGAGGTATGATATTGAGTCGCAGATATTGCACTTGGGGAAGTTAAaagtatttggaaaaaattgtatgtCTGTAAAAGACACAGAGCCTTATAAAGTCCAGGAATATCAAGACGCAGACAAGGATCATGAAAGTTTTAACAAATCAATTAAATCTGATGATAATATTAGGGAGGTAGTTGAAAAACAGATTGAATTTGAAGCAAATGTTTCGGCATGCGATGAAAATACTCAAACTTATAACAATGGCATGCTCAACTGTTCATGTAACTCAAGTCTAAATTCAAGCTCAGGAAGTGAGAATAAGTCTAATGACGAGTTTAGCACTTTGTCTATGTCAAATTGTACGGTGATTGATAAgcgtttatttttctcaaacaacGAATCTTCGCCTGAGGCAGGATCAACTGAACCAGATAGCTTGTTAGatttaacaaatgaaaattcaagaataGATATCCCTAATGATTTAGTGAGCTCAGGAGACTCAAAAGAATTATATTCAAAGAACATCACATGTGACAACGTTacaaatgttaatttttacaagGACGTTAATGCAAATAAAGGACAAGGTTTCTTATCCATACATTCAGTATCATCATGTGAGCCTGACAGAAGTAGACAGATTAGAAGAGATAGCGGTGAACATCCGAAGCAAATACAACAATGGTTACAACAAATTTTAGTTGAAACTGAAACTGAACCAATGGTACACGAGATCGaacaattttctgaaatttctaaagCAAGATTGTCTGGTCAGTTTCCATTAGAGACTTAAAAGGACTGATGCCACTTTCAACCCTGCTCTTTTAAAGATTAGCCCTTGCGTTCAAACGATAGCTAAGAAATTAAGTTTTTTGAATCCCAATAAACCGGGGCCAAAGTTTCCACGGGTATGGGAAGTAAACCAAAAGTCTGATTTTCCATCGCTACTACTTAAATGATGtactgtaatttatttatttcttgcgTTACTTATGTTTACCGTATTTATAATAGGTCCTTGTCATCTCCTTGTGATGTATTTCTCAATTTTGTGCTTTCGTTTCTATGTTTCGAATGAACATCCACATgtataagaaaacaaaaatttgtaaaaatgatcgggatattatattaataaatatagtATTATGTATACTTTAATCTGACGCTTCATTCTCACTTTATGTACCATGGCCAATGCAGTTACAAAAACCTAATCAAGTAAAGGAATCTCTGTAATCAGTTAAACTTCAGGTCTCAGATATTTTAcggagaaaaatcgattcatgCCAATGCTTGACGTTTAGTACTTTCTTATATTCACAAGCTTTAGCTGCAGTCTGTATTTAgttgaaatcaaatttaagaaaaatcaaagttgCACTTACAAATGTGAATTTGCATGTCGAACACAGTAATTGCGTGAAAGAGTCCCAACTTTCTCCCACAGTTTATGATAAGAAGAATATATACATTGGTTTGACATATTTACCATGAAATTTGTCTATCTTAATAGAAAATTAACCTTAAATTAGataaacgaacaaaaatacaACATCCAATTTCAGCTTTCATTCAACGCCTCTTCATTTAATGGATTAAATTAACTTCTCTCATTACATTCATTAATGTGTGTACATTGCCTTTTCGATAGAGTAAGaggaaataacaataacaatttaaaGAGATAGTACCACCAGTCTTTAAAGATCcagaaagtaaaatattttttataaccgTCTATACAATGTCAAATGGGAATTTAACTTagaattgaacattttttgagaaaattaaatcttGATTATGAAACAAGATTTTGTATTTAGCCATAAAACAACTATGATCACCTACATGtcgcaaattaaaaattttattatacttatactATATATTACAGCGGTTCCTAAAGTTTAGATTATGAACAATGACTACTTTACTCATTCCGGATATTTCCGAAATAAATAAGCTTGCATTTAATATTACACTAGGAACAGTTGTCAATACAGCATACTTTATTCAAATCGAGAAGACTGATAAAAGCAGCAACACATTGAATTATGTTATATATCATGTATCTGCGTAATCTGAAGAGAAGCATAGATATGAAGATGATGAAATAGATTTTAAATCAATATCAAATTTATCGTGCTTGCAACACGTCAAGTAAGTAGATGCAAGTGAATAAGAAAATGTTTTAATGGTAATAGTTGACATATGAATCGTATACGCTCAGTAATCAGaatatgcaaaatattttcgcaacCTATATTGCATatatgtaattcaattttattagtAATAAGATAACTTCGGTGTAAACTCCGTGCAACATTGAGGGTCTCAACAGGGAATAGCAGTTTCATTTTGCACTACCAAATACCTAAATTTAGCTCACATCAAATTATATTCTCACTTCATGACGATGGCCAGAAATTATCTGATCCAATTTTTAAAGTTCACGAATTTCAACATACGTGAGATAAAGATTCAAAGGATGTAAGTTAAAAGTACAGTAGGAACAATGGATtgtgtaatattatacacaaatttACCAAGGCTTTACAAATCATACGGCGAATTGTTCAAGGTTATCCGTAGATCACGCCTTCAATCTTACTTCACCATTTTCGAATTTGGTCTCATTGCATGATACCTAaagatatatgtatagcaGCTTCAACAGGAACTGAATTGCTAAACTCCAACATGAaactaaaattgaatttgggtCATAAATGTATGAGTTGGTGAGGGAATTTCTTTAGATTTGTGAGTATGCTGGGTCTACCGTGTTTGATCCATCATTTCAATGAAACTTGATAGAAGACCCAATCTTCGTAAAATGACGGAATGAAGGCTTGAGCCTTTGTAAAAGTAACAGGACCAGGCAACTCGGATAAAACTTcttcaaacattttcaatgAATCTGGGCACGACGGTGCGCTTCCCTGTAAAAGGTTACCAtgagtataattattaaatataattaggAATATGATGAATGCTTCATCGTTTTGAATCATTTATCATCAATTTTTGAACCATATTTCTATTGCTATTGCTGTTCTAGAGAGTATTCACCAAAAAGAGAATGGGGGTGATTATACTTACGTGAGTCATGAATTTTCCCGCCGGTTTTAATACTTTAAAAGACGAATTTAATATCAGCCTAATAAAGTCCCACGCATCTCCGTCAGGTGTTGGACTGATAGGTATGTCGGTTAAATCGCCAAAAACGTAATCAAATTGACGTCCTTCTTCGATCATGTGTTTTAGAGTCTTCACACAGTCACCTACTATGATCTGTAAGAGAAAATtgagtacaaaaaaataaaattaggcATAATTTGACGTTTCAGCAGTCGGCTTTCAATCAGATCTCAGTTTCACCTCATAGTTGTCACCTTTCATTTTGTCCAGACAGTCACCACATATACTTCTCATGTGCTGGCTACATGCTTTGATGACAACTTCATcaagctgaaaataatttgtaaaattggTCACTAGAATATGAActcatatttatgtatgtaacATAAAAAACAGGAAAGACCTGGAAACTGTGTAGAACTAATTTCTTCTACtactattataattattgtaagaGTTTAAGATCAATTCGAATATTTGAAAGTAAAGTGTACAACCGTACCTCGAGCATTGTTACAAATTGtggtttttgtttcaataGTTCCCAAAGTAATCCCCCATCACCACCTCCAAGAATAACAATTTCTTTCCCTGtgtagttttctttttcgcgCTGCATCAACGTGTCTGTGTAAATCATGTCTGCTTCTGACatatctgaaaaaatacaGTACAATTAGAATTGGAATCCCATAAATCTACCCTGATTATTATGCATGGAATTCCAAACAAAAGCATGTGTTTTAAACGACAATTACTCACTTTGCAATTCGTCTAGAACCAGCATGTTTCCAAGTGACTTGGAGTGAACAATCTGTACTTTCTGATACGGTGACCGTGCTTCAAAGACCAGTTTGTCAATGTCATATTCAAGCAGTCTTTCATCTtcaaaaagttgaaagaagataaattaataaatattattaatttctagattttc
The Neodiprion fabricii isolate iyNeoFabr1 chromosome 1, iyNeoFabr1.1, whole genome shotgun sequence DNA segment above includes these coding regions:
- the LOC124180421 gene encoding uncharacterized protein LOC124180421; this translates as MVENNDLKSESIMNLANVKLITEGKKLLDETTLSIQLEIKTSFEHLIGVLKSREKQLLRQVEAVHVQQLSLIQSNLDLVSCKPLVNIDLSSRYDIESQILHLGKLKVFGKNCMSVKDTEPYKVQEYQDADKDHESFNKSIKSDDNIREVVEKQIEFEANVSACDENTQTYNNGMLNCSCNSSLNSSSGSENKSNDEFSTLSMSNCTVIDKRLFFSNNESSPEAGSTEPDSLLDLTNENSRIDIPNDLVSSGDSKELYSKNITCDNVTNVNFYKDVNANKGQGFLSIHSVSSCEPDRSRQIRRDSGEHPKQIQQWLQQILVETETEPMVHEIEQFSEISKARLSGQFPLET
- the LOC124180359 gene encoding spermine synthase isoform X1, with protein sequence MSLSCMCSKKMVVHTVLLDFTVSSNVISDVEKRSNLKTTISNVLGEHIGSLKPLTEMNIDESLLLLYTGVRGTLITVRAYPKGLVTVNIEYYKGDNEESLLNFETARDLETALLAAAAATRSHTLAPIKRGGHYERFYPTADERLLEYDIDKLVFEARSPYQKVQIVHSKSLGNMLVLDELQNMSEADMIYTDTLMQREKENYTGKEIVILGGGDGGLLWELLKQKPQFVTMLELDEVVIKACSQHMRSICGDCLDKMKGDNYEIIVGDCVKTLKHMIEEGRQFDYVFGDLTDIPISPTPDGDAWDFIRLILNSSFKVLKPAGKFMTHGSAPSCPDSLKMFEEVLSELPGPVTFTKAQAFIPSFYEDWVFYQVSLK
- the LOC124180359 gene encoding spermine synthase isoform X2, translating into MSLSCMCSKKMVVHTVLLDFTVSSNVISDVEKRSNLKTTISNVLGEHIGSLKPLTEMNIDESLLLLYTGVRGTLITVRAYPKGLVTVNIEYYKGDNEESLLNFEQWRYLEADVALALNSQRSKRLPPVRRGTIYDLYLTLSDERLLEYDIDKLVFEARSPYQKVQIVHSKSLGNMLVLDELQNMSEADMIYTDTLMQREKENYTGKEIVILGGGDGGLLWELLKQKPQFVTMLELDEVVIKACSQHMRSICGDCLDKMKGDNYEIIVGDCVKTLKHMIEEGRQFDYVFGDLTDIPISPTPDGDAWDFIRLILNSSFKVLKPAGKFMTHGSAPSCPDSLKMFEEVLSELPGPVTFTKAQAFIPSFYEDWVFYQVSLK
- the LOC124180359 gene encoding spermine synthase isoform X3, with translation MVVHTVLLDFTVSSNVISDVEKRSNLKTTISNVLGEHIGSLKPLTEMNIDESLLLLYTGVRGTLITVRAYPKGLVTVNIEYYKGDNEESLLNFETARDLETALLAAAAATRSHTLAPIKRGGHYERFYPTADERLLEYDIDKLVFEARSPYQKVQIVHSKSLGNMLVLDELQNMSEADMIYTDTLMQREKENYTGKEIVILGGGDGGLLWELLKQKPQFVTMLELDEVVIKACSQHMRSICGDCLDKMKGDNYEIIVGDCVKTLKHMIEEGRQFDYVFGDLTDIPISPTPDGDAWDFIRLILNSSFKVLKPAGKFMTHGSAPSCPDSLKMFEEVLSELPGPVTFTKAQAFIPSFYEDWVFYQVSLK